TGACCAAATCACCCACTTCACTCAATTTGCCACTACGGCCTAATGGTGTAGTAGACGTTGAACTGTAGCCGGCACGGATTGCATCAACGGTGGTATCACGCGTATAAGCCAAAGCTTCTTCATAACTCGGTGTCCGTAAGCCTGTTGCTTCCATGATGCCAGGTGCGACCCCCACAACCCGGATATTGTACTTGCCTAACTCTTTAGCCCAAGAACGGGTGAACCCGTTGATGGCGCCTTTACTTGCTGAATAAACACTCTGACCAACAGAACCTTCAAGGCCAGCCTCAGAAGACATATTGACGACAACCCCATGTCCCTGTTTGACCATCCGACGAACGACTGCTTGTGAAACCAAGAAGACACTTTTAACGTTAACACTGAAGATTTGTTCAAATATCTTAACGTCCAATTCATATTTACCATGTGGATCTTTAGGATCAACCAATACCCGCGGCTTGTTGATACCTGCATTATTCACGACGCCCCAGATTTCTCCATTGATCTTCTCGGCGGTGGCGGCAAGATTTTCAACTTCGTCAGGATCAGTCACATCAGTATGCACATACTTCAAGTTAGGGTCCTTAAAGTCGCCTTCCTTGAGATCGCCGTTAACAACCGTAGCGCCATTATTAATCAATTCCTTGACGATCGCAGCGCCAATTCCTGATGAACCTCCAGTTACAACAATTGTCTTGCTATCTAAACCTAACCAATCAGACATATTCAATCTCTCCCTTTCATCTTTCTGTTCTATGGTAGCGTTTACGAGAGAAAGACTTAAGACAGTCATTTTCCGACGTCGGGGAAAAAACGTGCACGATGGTTAACGAAAACAACTGGATATCGTTAAATAGTCAACTATCACTTGAAGGTGAAACTAGTGAAGGATCATGTAAAAAGAGCCGGTTAGCGGTGCTTGACCACTTAACCAGCTCTTATTTTTGAAAACAGGGATCTCGGCTTGCTTTTAATATCACGCCTTAGCCGCATGCCCCACCGACTTAGCATTAT
This genomic window from Lacticaseibacillus paracasei subsp. paracasei contains:
- a CDS encoding SDR family oxidoreductase; the protein is MSDWLGLDSKTIVVTGGSSGIGAAIVKELINNGATVVNGDLKEGDFKDPNLKYVHTDVTDPDEVENLAATAEKINGEIWGVVNNAGINKPRVLVDPKDPHGKYELDVKIFEQIFSVNVKSVFLVSQAVVRRMVKQGHGVVVNMSSEAGLEGSVGQSVYSASKGAINGFTRSWAKELGKYNIRVVGVAPGIMEATGLRTPSYEEALAYTRDTTVDAIRAGYSSTSTTPLGRSGKLSEVGDLVNYFLSNRASYITGVTTNVAEGKSRG